TTCCTGTGTCACCAGAAGTAGCTACCAAGATTAAATAATTGCAGGTTTTGGGAATGCAGTATGCAAACACATGAGGCATTAATTGTAGTGCCAAATCTTTAAATGAAGCAGTTGGTCCATGAAAGAGCTCCAGAAGAAACTGATTGCTAGTCAGATGTCTAACAGGGGCAATTTTAGAACATGCAAAGTTTTGTCCATATGCAGCCTCAACAATGGCCCACAGTTCAGGAGCAGGTATATCAGCAGGATGTATACATCTTTCCAATATAAGCTGAGCTCTTTCTGCATAGGTTGCCCCTAATAAACGCTGCCATTCTCCAGCGGTGAATTTTGGAAGTCCCATCAAAGGAACAAAGAGTCCACCATCAGGTGCTAAGCCTTCAACAACAGCATCACTGAAGAATTTAACAGAGTGCTTTTGCTCACTATTGTCATCACACTGAAGACTTCTGGTTGAAATTAAGCACTCTGATTCTGAATCCTGATACCGCTCAACTGCACAAAGCACTTTttctgccacagctgtggctgtaATCCCATTTTCACAAAGAACCCGGACATCATACCATTTTTTGTAAAATTGCTTCCTAAACTGAAGTATGTCTTTCAATGAGGTACTGGAACCCTGACCTACAATACGGTCAACTTTCATTAATTTCAGTCGATCCATTATGCTTTGAGTAGGTACATCCAGATATACTACAATCCCATTTTTCTTCACGTGCTGCATACTGGCAACATGCATTGGGTTAGACCCGGTAAGGGAAACTACACTGCCTGACGTTGAAAGGCTTAATAGGGCTTTTCCTTCCTCTTCTAAAAATTGCTCCTTACCAACAACCTTCAGTTTCTCTGACACAGGCATATTCCATGTTTTTTCAAGGACATCGTCGTCTACATCTATGAAACTGCAGCCTAGTTTCTGCCCTACAATTTTCCCTACTGTTGTTTTCCCAGCTCCAGGAGGTCCCATTAGAACAATATTCTTGTCCCCAATAAGAGAGTGGATTGACATCCACGACTTCCATGAACGCGAAAAGGCTCTTGAAAACATCAGTTTTAAATATACATCGGATGCAGTGGTGCAACTCATTAGTTTCAGAGGCTGATTCCATGTCATGTGAAACATCTTTTTTGCTTCCAAGCCAATTGCAGAAGATATTGAAAAGCTTTGAAGAGAGAAGAGGAAA
This portion of the Heteronotia binoei isolate CCM8104 ecotype False Entrance Well chromosome 10, APGP_CSIRO_Hbin_v1, whole genome shotgun sequence genome encodes:
- the THNSL1 gene encoding threonine synthase-like 1, translated to MFHMTWNQPLKLMSCTTASDVYLKLMFSRAFSRSWKSWMSIHSLIGDKNIVLMGPPGAGKTTVGKIVGQKLGCSFIDVDDDVLEKTWNMPVSEKLKVVGKEQFLEEEGKALLSLSTSGSVVSLTGSNPMHVASMQHVKKNGIVVYLDVPTQSIMDRLKLMKVDRIVGQGSSTSLKDILQFRKQFYKKWYDVRVLCENGITATAVAEKVLCAVERYQDSESECLISTRSLQCDDNSEQKHSVKFFSDAVVEGLAPDGGLFVPLMGLPKFTAGEWQRLLGATYAERAQLILERCIHPADIPAPELWAIVEAAYGQNFACSKIAPVRHLTSNQFLLELFHGPTASFKDLALQLMPHVFAYCIPKTCNYLILVATSGDTGSAVLDGFNRLTEADKQRIAVATFFPENGVSQIQKSQMIGCQGKNTTVIGVQSDFDFCQSAIKKMFSNSDYTGFLTVEYGTALSAANSINWARLLPQVVYHASAYLDLVEQNVITFGYPVDICIPTGNFGNILAAVYAKTMGIPIRKCICASNQNNVLTDFIRTGLYDLRGRNLKQSSSPAIDILKSSNLERQLHLIVNGDGPLVAQLFSNLEKQLYFQLQKEFLEKLQQDLVADWCSEEDCLDAIHSVYNSTGYILDPHTAIAKVVADRVQDKTCPVIISSTAHYSKFAPAILQALRMGEIKQTPLSQLHLLNSYKPLPPVHRGLLETMEKNKQQSHQVCAADMNVLMEHVEALIQKQFMKVS